A portion of the Sulfurospirillum diekertiae genome contains these proteins:
- the xseB gene encoding exodeoxyribonuclease VII small subunit produces MQEEKQSFETKLENAKVILETLSNPELSLEEGMKKYQEGIAILKEANKMLEEAKLTYTKLQEKEELA; encoded by the coding sequence ATGCAAGAAGAGAAACAAAGTTTTGAAACAAAGCTTGAGAACGCCAAAGTGATTTTAGAGACACTTTCAAATCCTGAGCTCTCCTTGGAAGAGGGAATGAAGAAGTACCAAGAAGGCATTGCCATTTTAAAAGAAGCAAACAAAATGCTTGAAGAGGCAAAATTAACCTATACAAAATTGCAAGAGAAGGAAGAATTGGCATGA